The genomic region AATTAGGGATTAGACCATTATTCTATGGTTACCAAGAAAATGGTAAAATAGCTTTTGCATCTGAAATGAAAGCTATTCACAATATTTGTAAAGAAGTACATCCATTCCCTATTGGAAGTTATTACAAAGATGGAGAATTTGTACAATTCTTAGATGTAACAAAAGTAGAAGAATATCAAACAAACATGGATGAAATTCAAAAAAACATTCATGATAAATTAGTAGCTGCTATTGAAAAAAGACTAGATAGTGATGCTCCTGTAGGATTCTTATTAAGTGGAGGATTAGATTCTTCTTTAGTTTGTGCAATAGCACAAAAGCAACTAGATAAACCAATTAAAACATTTGCAGTTGGTATGAAATCAGATGCAATAGATTTACATTATGCTAGAATAGTAGCAGAAGATATTAAAAGTGATCATACAGAATTCTTTATGACACCAACAGAAGTATTAGATTCTATTAAAGAAGTTATTTATCATTTAGAAACATATGATATAACAACAATTCGTGCTAGTATCGGAATGTATATTCTTTGTAAAAACATTCATGAAAAAACAGATATTCGTGTATTATTATCAGGAGAAGTTAGTGATGAATTATTTGGTTATAAATATACTGATTATGCACCTAGTCCTGAAGAATTCCAAGAAGAAAGTGCAAAAAGAATGCGTGAATTATATCAATATGATGTTCTTAGAGCAGATCGTTGTATTGCAGCACATAGTTTAGAAGCTCGTGTTCCTTTTAGTGATTATGATTTTGCGAATTATGTTATGTCAATTGATCCTAAATTAAAAATGAATAGTTATGGTATTGGAAAATACTTATTAAGAAATGCTTTTACTAATGAAGAATTACTTGAAAATATTCGTATGCGTGAAAAAGCAGCATTCTCGGATGCAGTAGGACATTCTATGGTTGATATTATCAAAGAATATGCAGAGGGATTATATACAGATGAAGAATTTGAGTTATTAAGAAAACCTTTCTTAGATTATAATCCACCAATGACAAAAGAAGCGTTATTATATCGTTTAACATTTGTTGAATTATATCCTAATAGAGAAAACTTAATTACTGCTTATTGGTTACCAAATACATCTTGGCCTAACTGTAATGTTACTGATCCAAGTGCTCGTGTTTTACCAAACTATGGTGATAGTGGAAAGTAGACTTTTGTCTACTTTTTTGTTTTCTAACTAAATTTCTTAAAAATGATTGACGATAAGCTGTAAAATTTAAATTGTCTATTTCACATAGTTTAAGGAATTATGGTGTTATTGAGGATGTAATTCTTGACAAATAGAAATATATAATTATATTAGTCCCATGGTAAAGAAATGGGAGGAATAGAAAATGAAAAAGATCTTTGCTTTAGTATTAGTTATACAATTAGTATTTTCACCGTTATCCATATTTGCAGAGGATGACACATCGTCGAATATTGAGATTACTGAATCTGTATTTCCGGATGCATTAGTGAGGGAGATGTTATCTGAATGCGATTGGGATAATGATGGGGTTTTAAGTTCAAATGAACAATCGTCTATTTATTATGTAGAGTACAAAGAGGGAATGAAAGATTTCACAGGATTAGATTTGCTACCTAATATTGCTGGCTTTTCAGCTTATGGCATTACAAGCGACAGTGAAGTTGAATTGGATTTGACATCATTGAAAAACCTAAGAGGAATAAGTATTCTTGATTGTTCAGGGATAAAATCACTTGATATTTCAGGGCTTACCAATTTGGGTAGTCTTTTTGTAAATGGTACTAGCATTTCTGAATTAGATTTGACTGGAATGGTGTCTTTATATTCTTTGGATGTATCTAACAATCCAAATATGACAACATTGGATATTTCAGATAGTAAAAATCTTACGTATATATCTATACACGGTACATCTATTTCTAGTTTAGATTTGTCGAATGTAGATGAATTATATGAATTGGATTGTTCAAATTCAAAAATATCAACAATTGACATTTCTGATTTTGAAAATTTATATACTTTTAAAGCATCGGGTGATAATTTGGTAGAAGTAATTACGAGCGATACAGGAAATTATATTTCTAACGGAGATATTGTAGAAGGGTATACGTTGGATACTTGCGTTACACTAGCTGCTAGTACTTATCAAGCAGGAGATGAGGTAGTTATTCCAGATACGGTAACAGCCATTGGTTATTTTGCATTTGTGGGTGACAATACACCAAGAGTTATTGAAATACCGGAAAGTGTTGATAATGTTTTCGGTAATGCTTTCTATAATTGTACAAACCTAGATACATTGTTATTCGAGGGAGATTCAATAATATTTGATGAATATTCTTTTACAGGGTGTACTAATCTTAGTTCCATATATTTTAGTGGATCAGCTGCTACATTAGCAAAAGAAGAATACTTCTATTATAGTGATACAGATGAGGAGCCTTATTTAATTCGTGAAGGAACTTTCTCTGGTTTAACTGCAACTGTATATTATCCAGAAGGGGATAGTTCATGGGATGAAGTGATTAAAGGTAACTATAGTGGTGATATCACTTGGGTTGCTTGGGATCCTTCAATAGGAATACCAGAAAGTGATACAACAGGCAGTGTTGCTACTGTAACGGTATCACCTACGATAGTAGATACAGCTGCAAACGTAGTTGTTAGTGATGATGCAATTTCTGGCTTAGTGAATAGCTCTGAAAAAACAGTAACTATTGCGGTAGATGTTACAAATGATGTTGAGACAGTAAAAGTGAAAGTTTCAAGTGAAGCTATTGATACATTAATAGCTAGTGATGTGGAAGAAGTGGTAGTTGAATGTGGAATTGCATCATTATCATTGGATAAAGCAACATTAGAAACAATATCAGCTAGTACTTCTGGTGTAATTACATTTAATGTGGAAACAGTAGATACTGCTATTTTAAGTAGTGATATAAAAGAGTTAATTGGAGATAGACCAGTATTTGATTTTTCAATTATTGATGAAGAAGGAACTACAGTTTCTACATTTGGATTGGGTGTTGTTACAGTATCCATTCCTTATGTTTTAGCAGACGGAGAAGTAGCAGAAAATTTAGTTATCTACTATTTAGCAGATAATGGAGATGTTGAAGAAGTAGAAGTTTTAAATTACGATGAAGTAAATGGAGTGGTTACATTTGAAGCTACTCACTTCTCAAGTTATGCAGTAGGATATGCTGAAGCTGATGATGGTATATCGGTACCTGCTACAGGAGATACATTTAACTATACTTTTGTAGTATGTGCAATAATGTCATTAGGAGCTATTTACATATTACGTAAGAAAAGATCAATGAATTAAACAAAAGAATTGCCTCGTAGTTTTAAAACTATGAGGCTTCTATTTGTAAAGAGGAGATAACTATGTTAAAAGAGATTCATTTTTATAACCTGATAAAAATAGGCTTTTTTCTATCTTTGGTATTGATAGGAGGATATTTTGAGTTTGCATCAGGGTTGCTGACTATATATTTTACAGGTTGTTTGTTGTTTGCTTCTAAAGATAAATTTACTTTTAATAAGGATAAGACTATTTATAGTGTTATTATTATTGTTATGATGTATTTACTAGTGATACCATTTTCTACTGATATTAGTATGGGTATTATTGGATTTGTAAAATATTTGCCACTTATTCCAATTGTTTTATTAGTGGCAAAGTTAGAAAAAGAAGAGAAAGAAAACATATTAAAAACAATACCAATTTGTGGGGTATTGATGACGATGTTTTCATTTTTTGTTTCTTTTTTTGAAGGGTTGGATAGCTTTTTTAATGTTAGTGGTCGATATGCAGGATTATTTCAATACCCAAATACTTTTGCTTTGTTTTTATTGATTGGTTTGATTGTTTTAGTACACCAAAAAGAAGACAAAAATAAGTTATATTATATCTATTGTGTGGTCTTAATGGGTGGATTATTTATGTCGGGTAGTAGAACTGGAATGATATTGATGGTATTGAGTTTGTTGATGTCTTGTTTTTTAAAAGAAACTAGAAGAAATGGTATCGTGTTGGGTGTTATTTTAGCAATTGGATGGATGTTTTCTTTGGCATGGGTGGTTTTTAATGGTGAAATAGGAACTATTGGTCGATATCTTACGGCATCTTTATCGTCAAGTACTTTTGTTGGACGTATTTTATATGTAATAGATGCATTACCGGTTATTTTTTCGAATCCGCTTGGCTTGGGATATATGGGTTATCAGTTTTTACAAGGAAGCTTTCAAACAGGTGTTTATAATGTGGCCTATGTTCATAATGATTTTTTGCAATTGTTTTTAGATGTTGGATGGGTTGCGGGAGTTTTATTTATATTGCTTGCTTATCGTGCAATAACATCAAAAGAAAATTGCTCTATGTTTCGGATGATTGCTTTATTTATTTCTTTACATACTTTGTTAGACTTTCATCTTCAGTATATTTCAATCTTTCTAATTTTCATATTAGTGCTAGATTATCAACCTATATCTAAAGTGATAAATAAAAAGAAGAAAAGTAAAATAAAGCAGATTACAGTAAAGAATAAGGTGGTCTATGGATTTGCAGTTGTAAGTATTTTGTTTTCTGGTTATATGGGTAGTGCTTTGTTTTTAGAATACATGAATCAAGATGACTTGTCGTTAACACTTTTTTCGATGAATAGTCGTATTTATATGGATAAAATATATAATACAGTGGATGTGGATGAAGCTAATGAATATGCAAATAAGATTTTAGATAATGGTGATGATAATATGTTAAGTTATCGTGCTAAAGCCGATTGGTATTTTAAGTCAGGAATGGTGGAAGATACAGTAGAGAATAAGCTGAAACAAATTGAATTATCTAAGTATGATTTAGATGCATATAAAGAGTTGATAGAAATGTTAGTGATATTTAAAGATTTATATAATGATAGTGGAGATATGGAAGGGGTTATGTATTGTACAGGAATATTACAATCGATACCTACTATGTTAGAAGAAGTGGAAAATAATACATCTTCTTTAGCATACAAAATAACTGATCAACCTGATTTAGAATTACCTTCTGAATACATTTATTATTGTTATACCAATTAATACTAACTTCTTGTTATATACTAACAAGAAGTTTTATTGGTATATCCTAATGTAATATGATAATATTTGTAAAAGAGGTGAAATCATGGATGAGTTAAAGCTATTGAAAATAAGACAAGATAAAATTGATATTTTACATCAAATGGGTATTCAAACAATAGAAGATTTATATCTTTATTATCCTTATCGTTATGCTATTTTAGAAGCTACACCTCTAACACAAGAAAAATGTACGATAGAAGCTATTTTGTTAGAAAAGCCACAAACTTATTTTCATAGTCGTGTTTCTAGGTTGTTTTTTACTGTTTTATATGAAGAACAACGAATTAAAGTAACTCTTTTTAATCGTCATTTCTTAGCTAAAAGTATGGTGGAAGGAATGAAGATTACTTTGACTGGAAAATATGATGCTAGAAAAGCTAGTTTAGTGGCTAGTGATATTTATTTAAAGCCAATTGATCAGTGTAGTGCGATTACTCCTATCTATTCTTTAAAAGAAGGTATTAATGCAAAGATGCTACAATCTTATATAAAAAAAGCAATGCAATATCAAATGATAGAAGAAGATATTCCTGTATCGTGTGTTCAAAAGTATCGTTTACTATCTAAGTATGAAGCTATTTATAAAATACATTTTCCAGAAGTACAGGAAGATATCCGTCAAGCAATACGTTATTTAAAGTATCGTGAATTCTTTTATTTTCAATTAACAATGCAATATACGACATCTCAAATAACCAAAACGAAAGGAATATCTAAAGAATATGATATTCATAAATTGCAATCATTTATAAAAGATTTGTCTTTTGAATTAACGGGTGATCAATTAGAAGCGGTGGAAGATATTTTAAAAGACTTACAGAGTGATAAAACGATGTATCGTTTTTTACAAGGAGATGTAGGTAGTGGGAAGACAATTGTTGCGACGATAGGAATATATGCTAATTATTTAGCTGGTTTTCAAGGGGCTTTTATGGCACCTACAGAAGTATTAGCAGCACAGCTATATGATTCACTATGTCATACCTTTAAAAACAAAGGCTTACAAGTGGAACTATTAGTAGGTAGTCATACTGCTAAACAAAAAGAAGATATTTATCAGAGGCTTTTAAATGGTCAAATAGATGTATTAGTAGGTACACATGCTTTGTTTCAAGAAAAAGTGGTTTATCAAAATTTAGGATTTATTGTAACAGATGAACAACATCGTTTTGGTGTAAAACAAAGGAAAGCTTTAAAAGACAAAGGAGTACAAGTAGACTTTTTAATTATGTCAGCAACGCCTATTCCTCGTACCTTAGCAATTAGTTTTTATGGGGACATGGATGTTTCTACGATAGAAACAATGCCACAAGGGAGAAAAGAAATTATTACTAAAGTAGTTGCATCTACATCGATGAAGCCTATTTTAACTGAAATAGACGAATATTTACAAAAAGGAGGGCAATGTTATGTGGTTTGTCCTTTAATAGATAAAAGTGAAGCAATTGAATGTAGAGATGTTCAATCTATTTATGATGGAATGGTTTCTTATTTTAAAGATCGTTATCAAATAGGATTATTACATGGTAAAATACAAGATAGTCAAAAAAATGAAATCATGGATAAATTTAAAAATAATGAGATACGAATTTTAGTTTCTACTACAGTGATAGAAGTAGGAATTGATGTAAAGAATGCAAATAGGATTGTTATTTATAATGCCGAGAGATTTGGATTAAGTCAGTTGCATCAGTTAAGAGGAAGAGTAGGTAGAGGGAAAGAACAAGGCTATTGTTATTTGCTATCTACTAGTAGTCAGGAACTATCGAAAGAAAGATTATCTTTCTTAGAAACTTGTCACAATGGTTTTGAAATTTCAAAGTATGATTTATCTTTAAGAGGACCAGGGGATATGCTTGGAAATAGACAAAGTGGTTTACCTAGTTTTTCATTAGGGGATTTGTCAAAAGACATGGTTATTTTGGAATTGGCTAGAAAAGATGTAGTTGACTTTTTTGAAAGAAATAGTCAAGATAGTAGATGGTTATTGTTGTTAGAAAAAATAAGAAAACAATTAGAAAAGAATAATCAATATATAGATTAATATGTTATAATACGGTAATAGGGGTGAAGATAATGAAATTAGCGATTGATGCAATGTCTGGAGATTTAGGAAGTCCAGTAGTAGTGGAAGCTTGTTTATCATTCTTAAAAAAGAATGATAATGTAGAGTTATATGTAGTAGGGAAATTGGATGAGTTATCAGCATTAAAGGATCATCCAAAAGTAACATTAGTAGAAGCAAATGAAGTATTAGAAATGACAGAAAATATTATGGCAATTCGTCGTAAAAAAGAATCAAGTATGGTCCGTGCGATGATGCTTGCTAAAAATGGGGAAGTAGATGGCGTTGTGTCTAGTGGAAATACGGGGGCATTTTATGCTAGTGCAATGTTATTTGTAAAAAGAATAGCAGGTGTTGAAAAGTCATGTTTAATGGCTCGTATGCCGACATTAGATGGTAAAGGTATTTTAATGTTAGATGTAGGTGCTAATAGTGATAATACACCAGAACAATTAGTTTCTTTTGCAGTGATGGGAAATGTATATGCAAAGAATGTGTTGAATATTGAAAAACCAAAAGTTGGTTTATTAAATATTGGTACAGAAGAACACAAAGGAGATGACATGCATCGAGCAGCCTATCATCTATTACAAGAAAAAGAAGGAATTCATTTTATAGGTAATATTGAAGGAAAACATATTTTAGATGGTGATGTAGATATTGTTGTAACAGATGGATTTACTGGAAATGTGTGTATGAAGTCTTTTGAAGGGGCTTCAGCATTATTAATGCAAGGATTAAAAGAAAATATGATGGCGAATACTATTTCAAAAATAGGTGCATTATTTTCAAAAGGAGCATTACGTTCTTTAAAACATACGTTTGATGCAGATAGTGCTGGTGGTGCTCTTTTGATTGGTTTTGAAAAACCAATCGTAAAAGCACATGGAGCAAGTAATGCAGTGGCTTTTGAAAATGGTATTATTTTAACTGCAAACATGGTAGAAAATGATGTAACATCAAAAATTAAGGCAGGGTTAGAATAAATGGAAATAAGTGTATTATTAAATAAATTAGGTATTCCCTATAAAGATATCCATTTATATGTAGAGGCGTTTACACATCCTTCTTATTCAAATGAAAGAGGTCATGGAATGCATGATTATGAGCGTTTGGAGTTTTTAGGAGATGCAGTATTACAATACTATGTATCTGTCTACTTATTTGATTTATATAAGGATATTCCGGAAGGACAATTAACGACATTACGTTCTAAGTTAGTCCGTGAAGAATCTTTAGCTAGATTTGCTAGAGAATTAGATTTAGGTCCTTGTATTTTACTAGGAACAGGTGAAAAGAATAGTGGTGGAGATAATCGAGATAGTGTTTTAGCAAATGTCTTTGAAGCTTTTATGGGAGCAATTAATTTAGATTGTGGACAAGTTGAAGTTTTAAAAATATTAGATCGTACTATTTATAGTCATGTTACCGATATCCATTATGACAATATTACAGATTATAAAACAACACTTCAAGAATTAGTACAAGCAGATTCTCGTAAAACAGTAAATTATCAATTACTATCTTGTATTGGTCCTTCCAATGCTCCTGTATTTAATGTAGCTGTTAAAATGGATGAAATGATTTTAGGAGAAGGAACGGGAACTAGTAAGAAAAAAGCAGAGCAACAAGCAGCAAAATCAGCATTAGAAAAAATGGCAAGATAATAGAGGCATACGCCTATTCTATTATCTTTTTTTTACATATTTTATGTTGGAGGGGATAAAATGTATAATAATTATATGAATATGATGTTTGATAATCAAATGCCAATACCTAGAGAGGTAGAGAAAAATCCTAGAAATAGCAAACCAGGCTATCAAAAAGTAGGAGATATTTTCTTATATGTAGTGCAACCTGGAGATAACTTATATCAATTAGCGAAAATGTTTCAAACACAACCAGAAATCATTTTATGTTTTAATCAGTTAGATATGGCTTGTAAAATACAGCCAGGACAAGAGTTATTAGTACCGGTAGTATATGATTGTATAAATAATAATAGAAATGGGTATGGATTATATTTCTAAAAATGTGATTAGGAATGGATTTTTTTTAAAAAAAAGAGTATGATAGAGAAAATCATTAATTGTAAGGGGAAGAACATGGGTAATTATGTTGGAAGTAAAAGAAATTTAACATTGTTAATGGATTTGTATGAATTAACGATGTCATACAATTATTTTAAACAAGGGAATAAGGATAGAATTGTATATTTTGATATGTTTTATCGTAAAAATCCTGATGATGCAGGATTTGCAATTTTCGCTGGATTACAACAATTAATAGAATGTATTGAACAGCTTCATTTTAGTGAGGGAGATATTGAATATCTTGCCTCTTTACATAAGTTTGATGATGAGTTCTTTGAATATTTACGAACTTTTAAGTTTAATGGATCTGTTTATGCGATAAAAGAGGGGACTCCAGTATTTCCTAACGAACCATTAATCACCATTAAAGCAACCATCATTGAGGCACAGTTAATTGAAACATTATTATTAGTAACTGTAAATCACCAATCATTAATTGCAACCAAAGCATCTCGTATTGTTCAAGAAGCAAAAGGGAGACCAGTATTTGAATTTGGTGCAAGAAGAGCACAAGGATATGATAGTGCTACTTATGGGGCAAGGGCAGCTTATATAGGAGGGGTTAGTGCAACGGCAACTCTTTCGGCAGGTAAAATGTTTAATATCCCTGTAGTAGGTACGATGGCTCATTCATTTGTGCAATCTTTTGATAGTGAATATGAAGCATTTGAAGCTTTTGCGAAAGTATATAGTGATGATTGTATCTTATTAGTAGATACTTATGATACATTAAAGAGTGGAGTACCAAATGCTATTAAAATTGCAAAAGAAGTATTAGCGCCAATGGGTAAAAAACTAAAAGGTATACGTTTAGATAGTGGAGATATTTCTTATTTATCAAAAAGAGCAAGAATGATGTTAGATATAGTAGGATTAACAGATGTTATGATTAGTGCATCTAATTCATTAGATGAATATTTAGTACGTTCTATTTTAGATCAAGGTGCTAAATTAGATTCATTTGGTATTGGTGAAAACTTAATTGTTTCTCGTAGTTCACCTGTATTTGGTGGTGTTTATAAGTTAGTAGCTTTAGAAAAAGATGGAGAAATTGTTCCTAAAATTAAGATTTCTGAAAACACAGAAAAAATCACAAATCCTGGATATAAGAAATTATATCGTTTATTTGAAAAGGAAACGAATAAGGCAATTGCAGACTTAATGACATTCCATGATCAAATAATCGATCCAACTAAAGATTTAGTAATCTATCATCAAACCAATGTATGGAAATCAAAAACATTAGAAGCAAATACTTATTTTGCAAAATCACTACAAGAAGATGTTTTCATTGATGGAAAATGTGTCTATCCACAATATACCCTTCAAGAAATTAGAGAATATAGTGTCGCACAAAAAGAATTATTATGGGATGAAATATTCCGTTTAGAATATCCTCATAGCTACTATGTAGACTTAACAAAAGAATTATTAGATTATAAAATTAAAATGTTAGAACAAAAACGTAAATAATGGAGAATAAAATGATTGTAACTGTTGTAGGTTTAGGTGTTATTGGAGGAAGTTTTGTAAAAGCACTAGATGGGTTAGGATATGAAGTTTATGGAGTTGATACAAACCAAGAAACTTTAGATATGGCAAAACAAGGTGGTTATATTAAAGATGGATTTATAGATGGTAGTGATATTGTTAGTAAAAGTGATTTAACGATTATCTGCTTATATCCTACTTTAGTATTAGATTTTATTAAAAGTATGACTTTTAAAAAAGGGAGTATTATTAGTGATGCAGTTGGAATTAAGTCTTATTTTCTAGAAGAAGCATTGAAATTGATTGATTCTGATGTAGAGTTTGTTAGTGGACATCCAATGGCTGGTAGAGAGAAAAAAGGGTTTTTATATGCTAGTAAGGAAGTATTTCAAAACGCTAATTATATTTTAATAGAACATTTAGAAAATAAAAAAGAAACAATTTCTTTTATGGAGAAGTTTGTTGCGTCTTTAGGATTTAAAAGTGTTAAAATTATGTCTCCAGAAGCACATGATGAGATTATCTCTTTTACTTCTCAATTGCCTCATGCGATTGCTGTTGCATTAATTAATAGTGATCATCAAAAATATGATACAGTAAAATATATTGGAGATTCTTATCGTGATTTAACAAGAATTGCAAATATTAATGAAGATTTGTGGGCTGAGTTATTTTTAAATAATAAAGAGTATTTATTACAGTCAATTGCTTTGTTTGAAAAGGAACTAGATGAAATAAAAGACTTCATTCATACTAAAGATGAACAAGGATTAAAAGAAAAATTCAGAGAATCTTCTCTTCGTCGTCAAAATTTAGAAAAAAAGTTTTAAAATAGAAAAACTAACTTGAAAAGGGTTAGTTTTTTTAAATGTCAATGTTGTAGCGGTTACATTCTTGAAAAAGCTTATAATATATACCTTTTTACACGTTAAATATTTAACTTGAAGTTAGACAATTGCTTGTTAAAAAATTAATTATGAATTCTTGAAAATATAGATAAAATCTATGTTTTTAGGTATTGAATTTGTGAAAATAGAGGAGTATAGTTTAATTATAAGAGGATTTGGGGAGGTATTTATGAAGCATCTTAGTTTTGAGGGTGGAATCCATCCT from Tannockella kyphosi harbors:
- a CDS encoding leucine-rich repeat domain-containing protein gives rise to the protein MKKIFALVLVIQLVFSPLSIFAEDDTSSNIEITESVFPDALVREMLSECDWDNDGVLSSNEQSSIYYVEYKEGMKDFTGLDLLPNIAGFSAYGITSDSEVELDLTSLKNLRGISILDCSGIKSLDISGLTNLGSLFVNGTSISELDLTGMVSLYSLDVSNNPNMTTLDISDSKNLTYISIHGTSISSLDLSNVDELYELDCSNSKISTIDISDFENLYTFKASGDNLVEVITSDTGNYISNGDIVEGYTLDTCVTLAASTYQAGDEVVIPDTVTAIGYFAFVGDNTPRVIEIPESVDNVFGNAFYNCTNLDTLLFEGDSIIFDEYSFTGCTNLSSIYFSGSAATLAKEEYFYYSDTDEEPYLIREGTFSGLTATVYYPEGDSSWDEVIKGNYSGDITWVAWDPSIGIPESDTTGSVATVTVSPTIVDTAANVVVSDDAISGLVNSSEKTVTIAVDVTNDVETVKVKVSSEAIDTLIASDVEEVVVECGIASLSLDKATLETISASTSGVITFNVETVDTAILSSDIKELIGDRPVFDFSIIDEEGTTVSTFGLGVVTVSIPYVLADGEVAENLVIYYLADNGDVEEVEVLNYDEVNGVVTFEATHFSSYAVGYAEADDGISVPATGDTFNYTFVVCAIMSLGAIYILRKKRSMN
- a CDS encoding LysM peptidoglycan-binding domain-containing protein, translated to MYNNYMNMMFDNQMPIPREVEKNPRNSKPGYQKVGDIFLYVVQPGDNLYQLAKMFQTQPEIILCFNQLDMACKIQPGQELLVPVVYDCINNNRNGYGLYF
- a CDS encoding O-antigen ligase family protein, giving the protein MLKEIHFYNLIKIGFFLSLVLIGGYFEFASGLLTIYFTGCLLFASKDKFTFNKDKTIYSVIIIVMMYLLVIPFSTDISMGIIGFVKYLPLIPIVLLVAKLEKEEKENILKTIPICGVLMTMFSFFVSFFEGLDSFFNVSGRYAGLFQYPNTFALFLLIGLIVLVHQKEDKNKLYYIYCVVLMGGLFMSGSRTGMILMVLSLLMSCFLKETRRNGIVLGVILAIGWMFSLAWVVFNGEIGTIGRYLTASLSSSTFVGRILYVIDALPVIFSNPLGLGYMGYQFLQGSFQTGVYNVAYVHNDFLQLFLDVGWVAGVLFILLAYRAITSKENCSMFRMIALFISLHTLLDFHLQYISIFLIFILVLDYQPISKVINKKKKSKIKQITVKNKVVYGFAVVSILFSGYMGSALFLEYMNQDDLSLTLFSMNSRIYMDKIYNTVDVDEANEYANKILDNGDDNMLSYRAKADWYFKSGMVEDTVENKLKQIELSKYDLDAYKELIEMLVIFKDLYNDSGDMEGVMYCTGILQSIPTMLEEVENNTSSLAYKITDQPDLELPSEYIYYCYTN
- a CDS encoding nicotinate phosphoribosyltransferase, whose product is MGNYVGSKRNLTLLMDLYELTMSYNYFKQGNKDRIVYFDMFYRKNPDDAGFAIFAGLQQLIECIEQLHFSEGDIEYLASLHKFDDEFFEYLRTFKFNGSVYAIKEGTPVFPNEPLITIKATIIEAQLIETLLLVTVNHQSLIATKASRIVQEAKGRPVFEFGARRAQGYDSATYGARAAYIGGVSATATLSAGKMFNIPVVGTMAHSFVQSFDSEYEAFEAFAKVYSDDCILLVDTYDTLKSGVPNAIKIAKEVLAPMGKKLKGIRLDSGDISYLSKRARMMLDIVGLTDVMISASNSLDEYLVRSILDQGAKLDSFGIGENLIVSRSSPVFGGVYKLVALEKDGEIVPKIKISENTEKITNPGYKKLYRLFEKETNKAIADLMTFHDQIIDPTKDLVIYHQTNVWKSKTLEANTYFAKSLQEDVFIDGKCVYPQYTLQEIREYSVAQKELLWDEIFRLEYPHSYYVDLTKELLDYKIKMLEQKRK
- the rnc gene encoding ribonuclease III encodes the protein MEISVLLNKLGIPYKDIHLYVEAFTHPSYSNERGHGMHDYERLEFLGDAVLQYYVSVYLFDLYKDIPEGQLTTLRSKLVREESLARFARELDLGPCILLGTGEKNSGGDNRDSVLANVFEAFMGAINLDCGQVEVLKILDRTIYSHVTDIHYDNITDYKTTLQELVQADSRKTVNYQLLSCIGPSNAPVFNVAVKMDEMILGEGTGTSKKKAEQQAAKSALEKMAR
- the plsX gene encoding phosphate acyltransferase PlsX — its product is MKLAIDAMSGDLGSPVVVEACLSFLKKNDNVELYVVGKLDELSALKDHPKVTLVEANEVLEMTENIMAIRRKKESSMVRAMMLAKNGEVDGVVSSGNTGAFYASAMLFVKRIAGVEKSCLMARMPTLDGKGILMLDVGANSDNTPEQLVSFAVMGNVYAKNVLNIEKPKVGLLNIGTEEHKGDDMHRAAYHLLQEKEGIHFIGNIEGKHILDGDVDIVVTDGFTGNVCMKSFEGASALLMQGLKENMMANTISKIGALFSKGALRSLKHTFDADSAGGALLIGFEKPIVKAHGASNAVAFENGIILTANMVENDVTSKIKAGLE
- the recG gene encoding ATP-dependent DNA helicase RecG is translated as MDELKLLKIRQDKIDILHQMGIQTIEDLYLYYPYRYAILEATPLTQEKCTIEAILLEKPQTYFHSRVSRLFFTVLYEEQRIKVTLFNRHFLAKSMVEGMKITLTGKYDARKASLVASDIYLKPIDQCSAITPIYSLKEGINAKMLQSYIKKAMQYQMIEEDIPVSCVQKYRLLSKYEAIYKIHFPEVQEDIRQAIRYLKYREFFYFQLTMQYTTSQITKTKGISKEYDIHKLQSFIKDLSFELTGDQLEAVEDILKDLQSDKTMYRFLQGDVGSGKTIVATIGIYANYLAGFQGAFMAPTEVLAAQLYDSLCHTFKNKGLQVELLVGSHTAKQKEDIYQRLLNGQIDVLVGTHALFQEKVVYQNLGFIVTDEQHRFGVKQRKALKDKGVQVDFLIMSATPIPRTLAISFYGDMDVSTIETMPQGRKEIITKVVASTSMKPILTEIDEYLQKGGQCYVVCPLIDKSEAIECRDVQSIYDGMVSYFKDRYQIGLLHGKIQDSQKNEIMDKFKNNEIRILVSTTVIEVGIDVKNANRIVIYNAERFGLSQLHQLRGRVGRGKEQGYCYLLSTSSQELSKERLSFLETCHNGFEISKYDLSLRGPGDMLGNRQSGLPSFSLGDLSKDMVILELARKDVVDFFERNSQDSRWLLLLEKIRKQLEKNNQYID
- the asnB gene encoding asparagine synthase B, which produces MCGFMAVDGTLLTKEEFEKEFSFIQYRGPDQSEVIKLDEAILGFHRLAIMGLHPEGMQPMTLDNNYVLCNGEIYNFRAVKKELEKQFTFKSESDCEILLPLYSLYKEDMVHHIEGEFALAIYDATNKTWFAARDQLGIRPLFYGYQENGKIAFASEMKAIHNICKEVHPFPIGSYYKDGEFVQFLDVTKVEEYQTNMDEIQKNIHDKLVAAIEKRLDSDAPVGFLLSGGLDSSLVCAIAQKQLDKPIKTFAVGMKSDAIDLHYARIVAEDIKSDHTEFFMTPTEVLDSIKEVIYHLETYDITTIRASIGMYILCKNIHEKTDIRVLLSGEVSDELFGYKYTDYAPSPEEFQEESAKRMRELYQYDVLRADRCIAAHSLEARVPFSDYDFANYVMSIDPKLKMNSYGIGKYLLRNAFTNEELLENIRMREKAAFSDAVGHSMVDIIKEYAEGLYTDEEFELLRKPFLDYNPPMTKEALLYRLTFVELYPNRENLITAYWLPNTSWPNCNVTDPSARVLPNYGDSGK